A genomic stretch from Telmatocola sphagniphila includes:
- a CDS encoding M16 family metallopeptidase produces MRLGFLLFAFLLALSPTGVRADEKSENAALLKTVSTVFDGIQHDTLPNGLRIYLKPIPNATTVTTMVGYKVGSADEELDQTGLSHYLEHLMFKGTDKIMPGDIDRLTQRNGGHNNAYTTEDMTIYHFDFAADRWMQALEIEADRMRHLKIDAQHEFEQEKGAVISELDGNEDDPWELENKALLPLLFGKQTPYGHPVIGEKTHVRAAAAEIIKQHYDRWYHPNNAVLVVAGGFDAKAALARIKELFGPIPAAKLPERKPVPKEVDRTRILKSKFQSKFDTPRLLVGFNTCTIGEPDDPALDVIQHALTDGRMSRLYKQLVEGEEVATTVVSNNNTGRYPGWFEIRIELADVEGIPKAEKTLQGVLKQISKDGLSQTEFARAKRSFIASYVFNLEDVHNLADLITRSVLDKDLDYLKSSLPRLMAISNSDIKRAARKYFVDRKPVIIESMPKATEKKKVGATASENVVSVLGRQQAAVKGSPIYDFSKARHETLPNGLRVVLLENHQLPIAFLNAYVQNVTMYEPPQLFGIAHLTGNMLDEGTKKHTGQQIAEIIESRAAKMSFSPNGGVMKLLSYDLKAGIDIFFECLTTPAFPANELESQREALRTQIQEEERKANERARIEFYARAYGEHPYGRAGMGNLEVIAKLKAEDLRKYHQQVFVPNNTIVAVVGDFNSDEVLKWLTAATAHWTRTKLPELPKIVVEKPKEGQEKILIDNEASQLHVYIGHVGVARTNPDFFKLMVFDNILGTGPGFTDRLSANLRDRQGLAYTVNATITATASDEPGLFIGYIGTFNDKFAQVKAGFLKEINQLREENPSAVEVENAKRFLIGSLPFTFSSNQKLAESLLMMERYGFKNDYFEKFVREVESVTPAQVTEMARKYIDPAKLIIVAAGAIDRNGQPLKKD; encoded by the coding sequence ATGCGACTCGGTTTCCTCCTTTTTGCCTTTCTTCTCGCGCTGTCACCCACTGGGGTACGCGCGGATGAAAAATCGGAAAATGCAGCTCTGTTGAAAACGGTCAGTACCGTTTTCGACGGAATTCAGCATGATACTCTCCCGAACGGCTTGCGGATCTACCTGAAGCCCATCCCCAACGCGACGACGGTAACCACCATGGTCGGTTACAAAGTGGGTTCCGCGGATGAGGAGTTGGATCAGACCGGTCTATCACACTATCTGGAACACCTGATGTTCAAAGGCACGGATAAGATCATGCCCGGCGACATCGATCGTTTGACTCAACGTAACGGCGGTCACAACAACGCCTACACTACAGAGGACATGACGATCTATCACTTCGATTTCGCTGCGGATCGCTGGATGCAGGCCCTGGAAATCGAAGCCGACCGTATGAGACATTTGAAAATCGACGCCCAACATGAATTTGAGCAGGAAAAAGGCGCGGTCATATCGGAGTTGGATGGTAACGAGGATGACCCTTGGGAGCTGGAAAATAAAGCCCTCTTGCCATTGCTATTCGGAAAGCAGACTCCCTACGGACATCCGGTGATCGGCGAAAAAACTCACGTCCGGGCGGCCGCGGCGGAGATCATCAAACAGCATTACGATCGCTGGTATCATCCCAACAACGCCGTTCTGGTGGTCGCCGGGGGATTCGATGCAAAAGCTGCTCTGGCCAGGATAAAAGAACTCTTTGGACCCATCCCGGCCGCCAAACTTCCTGAGCGAAAACCGGTACCCAAGGAAGTGGATCGCACCAGGATATTAAAGTCGAAGTTTCAGTCGAAGTTCGATACCCCCCGACTGCTCGTGGGCTTTAATACCTGCACGATCGGTGAGCCGGACGATCCCGCCCTCGATGTCATTCAGCATGCCTTGACCGATGGACGGATGTCTCGGCTTTATAAGCAACTGGTCGAAGGCGAAGAGGTGGCCACCACCGTGGTTTCGAACAATAATACCGGACGATATCCCGGCTGGTTTGAGATCAGAATCGAACTGGCGGATGTCGAAGGCATTCCCAAAGCGGAGAAAACTCTTCAGGGCGTCCTGAAGCAGATCAGCAAAGACGGGCTGAGCCAGACGGAATTTGCCCGCGCCAAACGATCATTCATCGCTTCCTATGTTTTCAACCTGGAAGATGTGCACAACCTGGCGGATTTGATAACTCGTTCCGTGCTCGATAAAGATCTGGATTATTTGAAATCTTCCCTGCCGAGGCTGATGGCCATCTCGAATTCGGACATAAAGCGGGCGGCCCGAAAGTACTTCGTCGATCGCAAACCAGTCATCATCGAATCCATGCCCAAAGCAACGGAGAAAAAGAAAGTCGGGGCGACCGCCTCCGAAAACGTGGTTTCCGTGCTCGGCCGACAGCAGGCCGCGGTGAAGGGTTCGCCGATTTATGATTTCAGTAAGGCCCGCCACGAAACCTTACCCAACGGTCTGCGGGTGGTACTGCTCGAGAATCACCAACTGCCCATCGCTTTTCTGAATGCTTACGTCCAGAATGTGACTATGTACGAACCGCCTCAACTGTTCGGCATCGCGCATCTGACCGGGAATATGCTCGATGAGGGGACCAAGAAGCATACGGGCCAACAGATCGCGGAGATCATCGAAAGCCGGGCCGCCAAAATGTCTTTTAGCCCCAACGGCGGCGTGATGAAACTCCTGTCTTACGATCTGAAAGCCGGCATCGATATCTTCTTCGAATGTCTGACAACACCGGCATTTCCAGCTAACGAACTCGAAAGCCAGCGAGAGGCGTTACGGACGCAGATTCAGGAAGAAGAACGAAAAGCCAATGAACGGGCACGCATCGAATTTTACGCTCGAGCCTACGGCGAACACCCCTACGGGCGGGCCGGCATGGGCAATCTGGAAGTGATTGCCAAACTGAAGGCCGAAGATCTTAGAAAGTATCACCAGCAGGTTTTTGTCCCGAATAACACAATTGTGGCCGTCGTGGGGGATTTCAATTCCGATGAAGTTCTGAAATGGCTGACCGCGGCGACCGCTCACTGGACCAGGACCAAGCTTCCCGAGTTGCCAAAGATCGTTGTGGAGAAACCCAAGGAAGGGCAAGAGAAAATTCTCATCGACAACGAGGCTTCTCAACTGCACGTGTACATCGGCCATGTCGGTGTGGCCCGAACCAATCCCGATTTTTTCAAGCTGATGGTGTTCGATAATATTCTCGGTACAGGGCCAGGATTTACCGACCGACTTTCGGCCAATTTGCGCGATCGTCAGGGGTTGGCCTACACGGTGAATGCGACCATCACGGCCACCGCCTCGGATGAACCGGGTCTTTTCATAGGATATATTGGCACTTTTAACGATAAATTCGCTCAGGTGAAGGCCGGTTTCCTCAAGGAGATCAATCAACTTCGCGAAGAAAATCCCAGTGCTGTAGAGGTGGAAAACGCTAAAAGGTTTCTGATTGGCAGTCTGCCTTTTACGTTCTCATCGAATCAAAAACTCGCCGAAAGTCTGCTGATGATGGAGCGGTACGGCTTCAAAAACGATTATTTTGAGAAATTTGTCCGGGAAGTTGAGTCGGTTACACCCGCTCAAGTCACAGAAATGGCCCGCAAGTACATTGACCCTGCTAAACTTATAATAGTGGCGGCGGGGGCAATTGATCGTAATGGTCAACCTTTGAAGAAAGACTGA
- a CDS encoding UvrB/UvrC motif-containing protein has product MADDIDPILKSWEFNPDSLQTRVVKVSPEREVLQIRLDLGIMQMEMTGRPDGRKPEGFPTYFDYLKHLVTQANKEGREFELNETHCREADREFVQFYHRRICYLALSNYEGAIADANHTLEFMDLVRDHAPNEEVKEAHERYRPFVLFHKTQALAALHSEGGNPEKGIDHIRNGLEILHKFFEDQNLLEQEERDPFVKQLRAMDQQLRAKFNIEATLSEQLQAAIQREDYEAAARLRDELRNRQMHVRTDDGVVS; this is encoded by the coding sequence ATGGCCGACGATATTGATCCAATTCTGAAATCCTGGGAATTCAATCCGGATTCTTTGCAAACGCGCGTGGTGAAAGTATCTCCCGAGCGCGAAGTGCTGCAGATACGCCTCGATCTGGGCATCATGCAAATGGAAATGACCGGACGTCCGGACGGACGCAAGCCCGAAGGATTTCCCACCTACTTCGACTACCTCAAGCATCTGGTAACGCAGGCCAACAAGGAGGGCCGCGAATTCGAGTTGAACGAGACGCACTGCCGTGAAGCCGATCGCGAATTCGTTCAATTTTACCATCGTCGTATCTGTTATCTCGCTTTGAGCAACTACGAAGGTGCGATTGCCGATGCCAATCACACTCTCGAATTTATGGATCTCGTCCGGGACCACGCTCCCAACGAGGAGGTCAAGGAAGCTCACGAACGCTATCGGCCGTTCGTGCTGTTTCATAAAACTCAGGCTTTGGCGGCGCTCCATTCCGAAGGGGGAAACCCGGAAAAAGGAATCGACCACATCCGCAACGGGTTGGAAATTCTTCACAAATTCTTCGAAGATCAAAATTTGCTGGAGCAGGAGGAGCGAGATCCTTTTGTGAAACAGTTGCGGGCCATGGATCAGCAACTGCGGGCAAAATTCAATATTGAAGCCACTCTTTCCGAACAGCTTCAGGCCGCGATTCAGCGAGAAGATTATGAAGCGGCGGCCCGGCTGCGGGATGAACTTCGGAATCGTCAAATGCACGTGCGAACGGATGACGGCGTCGTTTCGTAG